In one Buchnera aphidicola (Uroleucon sonchi) genomic region, the following are encoded:
- the fliQ gene encoding flagellar biosynthesis protein FliQ: protein MTSESVMELFYNAIKVTLIIASPLLLATLISGLIISILQAATQINEQTLSFIPKIISVLGIIIILGPWMLGVMLDYMHNLFTNIPLITK, encoded by the coding sequence ATGACTTCTGAGTCTGTAATGGAATTATTTTATAATGCAATCAAAGTCACATTAATTATTGCATCACCATTGTTATTAGCAACTTTAATTAGCGGTTTAATCATTAGTATATTACAAGCAGCAACACAAATTAATGAGCAAACTCTTTCTTTTATTCCAAAGATTATTTCTGTTTTAGGCATCATAATCATCTTAGGTCCTTGGATGTTAGGTGTTATGTTAGATTATATGCATAATTTATTTACCAATATACCATTGATTACAAAATAA
- the fliR gene encoding flagellar biosynthetic protein FliR: MLTFNSFELMQLISNFFWPMVRILSFLSVLPIFNNTIFNKKNKIILSGIISWLISPFLPEVHIILFSFMGLLLFFQQILIGVVLGFIAQFIFITIDLAGEFISLQMGLSFATIFNSHIHIGNSIISRLLNILTLFIFLACNTHLHLISILIDSFYSMPIDTYVLNANIFFILLKFSSYFFVNGIILILPIVIILLVLSCMMSILNRLSPQISIFSIGLPLNLFFGIFILYFLIPNILPFLENLIHETIVFINYNFIQL, translated from the coding sequence ATGTTAACTTTCAATAGTTTCGAATTAATGCAATTGATTAGTAATTTTTTTTGGCCTATGGTCCGAATTTTATCATTTTTGTCTGTTTTACCTATTTTTAATAATACTATTTTTAATAAAAAAAACAAAATCATTTTATCTGGAATAATTAGTTGGTTAATTTCTCCATTTTTGCCTGAAGTACATATTATATTATTTTCTTTTATGGGTTTATTATTATTTTTTCAACAAATATTAATTGGTGTAGTATTAGGTTTTATTGCGCAATTTATATTTATTACGATTGATTTAGCGGGTGAATTTATCAGCTTACAAATGGGTTTATCATTTGCTACTATTTTTAATAGTCATATACATATTGGAAATTCTATTATATCTCGTCTATTAAATATTTTAACTTTATTTATTTTTCTTGCATGTAATACTCATTTACATTTGATTTCTATATTAATTGATAGTTTTTATAGTATGCCGATTGATACTTACGTTTTAAATGCAAATATTTTTTTTATTTTATTAAAATTTTCTAGTTATTTCTTTGTAAATGGTATTATTTTAATTTTACCGATAGTAATTATATTATTAGTATTAAGTTGTATGATGAGCATATTAAATCGTTTATCTCCGCAGATATCAATTTTTTCTATTGGTTTGCCATTAAATTTATTTTTTGGAATATTTATTCTATATTTTTTAATACCAAATATATTGCCATTTTTGGAAAATTTAATTCATGAGACAATTGTTTTTATTAATTATAATTTTATACAACTGTAA
- the rpmG gene encoding 50S ribosomal protein L33, with the protein MAKKNREKIKMISSAGTGHYYTTTKNKRNTPDKLKFKKYDPVIQKHVLYNEGKIK; encoded by the coding sequence ATGGCTAAAAAAAATCGTGAAAAAATTAAAATGATATCATCTGCAGGAACTGGTCATTATTACACAACAACTAAAAATAAACGAAATACGCCTGATAAATTAAAATTTAAAAAATATGATCCTGTTATTCAAAAACATGTCTTATACAATGAAGGTAAAATTAAATAA
- the rpmB gene encoding 50S ribosomal protein L28: MSRICQVTRKKRMIGNNRSHAMNATKRKFLINLQYHRFWVPDQKRFIKLRVSAHGMRCIDKNGIETIIQKINLKK; encoded by the coding sequence ATGTCACGTATTTGTCAAGTTACTAGAAAAAAAAGAATGATTGGCAATAATCGATCTCATGCAATGAATGCTACTAAAAGAAAGTTTTTAATCAATCTTCAATATCATCGATTTTGGGTTCCTGATCAAAAAAGATTTATTAAATTACGTGTTTCAGCTCATGGTATGAGATGTATTGATAAAAATGGAATCGAAACCATTATACAAAAAATAAATCTTAAAAAATAA